GCGCTTAGGTGATGGAATGAAAACCAATGACAAAAAAGTAAACTACAAAGGAGGAAAGCATGAACATTGATGATGTCAAAAAGGTCGTTGTTGTCGGCGCGGGAAACATGGGGCACCAAATCGCCACCCTGATCGCCATCAAGGGGTTTACGGTCGTCTGCACCGATGTCAAGGAGGAGGTTCTCAAGAAAGCGGAAGCATTCGTGGATAAATACCTGCCCGGCCGGGTTGAAAAGGGAAAGTTGACGGCCGAACAGGCCGAAGCGGCCCGCAAGAACATTACCTTCACCGGCGATCTCCAGGAAGCGGTCAAGGACGCCGACTTCGTCATCGAAGCCATACTGGAAGTATTGGACCTGAAACGGAAGGTTTTCGCCGACCTGGACAAATGGGCGCCGCCCCACACGATCCTGGCGACCAACAGTTCCTTTATCGTCAGTTCCAGGATCGCCGATGCCACGAACCGGCCGGACAAGGTGTGCAACATGCACTTTTTCAACCCGGCCCTGGTCATGAAGCTGGTGGAGGTGGTCCAGGGACCGCACACCTCCGATGAGACGCGCGAAATAGCCATGGATTTGTGTGAAAAAATCGGCAAGGTTCCCGTGCACCTGAAAAAAGAGGTCGACGGCTTTTTGCTGAACCGCATCTTCAAAGCCATTGCACGGGAAGCCCATTGGATCCTGGAGATGGGCGTCGCCTCTGTTGAAGACATCGACAAGGCCTGTGTGTACGGCGCCGGCCATCCTATGGGGCCTTTCCGACTCAACGACCTGACCGGACTCGACTTGAGCTACACCATCGGTATGGAAGCCTTTCAGGCGACCGGTGACCGCAGCCTCCTGCCGACACCCAGCCTGGTCAAAAAAGTTGCCCAGGGCCACTATGGTGAGAAAACCGGCAAGGGCTGGTACGACTATACCAAAAAGTAACGCATGGAAACGGCTGATGGACTCAAGGCAAAAATTGCCCGGACCATCAGCCGTTTTGCCGTGCCCTACAT
This region of Deltaproteobacteria bacterium genomic DNA includes:
- a CDS encoding 3-hydroxyacyl-CoA dehydrogenase family protein yields the protein MNIDDVKKVVVVGAGNMGHQIATLIAIKGFTVVCTDVKEEVLKKAEAFVDKYLPGRVEKGKLTAEQAEAARKNITFTGDLQEAVKDADFVIEAILEVLDLKRKVFADLDKWAPPHTILATNSSFIVSSRIADATNRPDKVCNMHFFNPALVMKLVEVVQGPHTSDETREIAMDLCEKIGKVPVHLKKEVDGFLLNRIFKAIAREAHWILEMGVASVEDIDKACVYGAGHPMGPFRLNDLTGLDLSYTIGMEAFQATGDRSLLPTPSLVKKVAQGHYGEKTGKGWYDYTKK